The DNA window GGCCGCCCGCCTGGCCGCCCGCCCGTCCTGGACGGTCGCCTCGCTGGCGCCCCGCCTGGCCGACGAGCAGCGCCGCCTCGACGAGATGCGGGTCGGCAACCTGGCCGTCGAGGCCACCTTCGCGCTCGGCTACGGCCAGCTCGCGCCCGCGCAGGCCCGCGCGTTCCGGCTGCTGTCGCTGCCGAGCGGGCCCGACATCTCCTCGGAGGCCGCGGCGGCGGTGCTGGCGCTGCCCGCGTACGAGACCGAGGCGCTGCTGGAGTCGCTGGTGGACGCCAGCCTCCTGGAGGCCCCCGGCCCCGGCCGCTACCGCTACCACGACCTGCTGAGGCTGTTCGCCCGCCGCGAGCTGGACAAGGCCGAGCGGCCCGAGGCGCTGGCCCTCGCGCTGGGCCGGCTGCTCGGCTTCTACCTGGCCTCCGCCCAGTCGGCGCACCGGCTGGCCTACGAGGGCAGCGCCATCGCCGACAACCTGGCGGTGACCGGCACCGGCCGTACGTTCACCACGGTCGACGAGGCCGTGGCGTGGCTGATCGCCGAGGGCGACTCGCTGTTCGCCGCCATCGGCCAGACCGCCGCCTCCGCCCGCGCGGGCGAGCAGTTGCTGCCCGCCGGCGACCTGCTGGTGGCGATGGAGCCGCTGCTGGAGTCCGGCACCCACACCCGCGAGTTCGACCAGGGCACCAGGGCGGTGCTGGCGGCCGCGCTGCGGATCGGCGACCCCGGCAGCGAGCTGCGCTCCCGCTACGTGCTGGGCCGGGTGCTGTTCGCCGCCAACCGGCTGCGCGAGGCCGAGGAGCAGTTCCGGCGGGTGCGCGAGCTGTCGGCCGAGCGCGCCGAGAAGGTCGTCACCGGCGAGGTGCTCAACGCCCTGGCCGTGGTCGTCGGCCGGCAGCGCAGGCACGCCGAGGCGCTGGCGCTGTTCGAGGCGGCCATGACCTGGTATCGCGAGAACGGCGTGCCCGCCGGCGAGGCGCTGGTGCTCAGCTACTCCGCCCGCGACCACCTGGGCCTCGGCCGGCCCGACGACGCCATCGCGGCGGCCGAGAAGGGCCTGGCGATCTTCACCGAGATGGGCAGCGGCGCCGGCACCGCCCGCGCCCGCTACCACCTCGGCATCGTGCTGTCGCGGGTGGGCCGCCTCACCGAGGCCGTCCACCACCACGCCGAGTGCCTGGCCTTCTTCCGGGCCAGCAAGCAGCGGGTCTGGGAGCAGCGGGTGTGCTCACGCCTGGCCGAGACGTTCATCACCGCCGAACGCTATCCGGAGGCCGTCCGCCACGCCGAGCAGGCCCTCGTCGTCTCCCGCGACATCGGCCACCCCTACGGCGAGGCGCTGTCGCTGACCGTGCTCGGCAAGGCCCTGCGCGGGCTCGGCGACCTCTCCAGGAGCCTCGCCTGCCTGCGGCAGGCGTACGACGTCTTCTCCCGGCTCGGCGCCCCCGAGGCCGGCGATCTCAAGGTCCTGCTGGACGGCGTGCCCCACGGCGCCGTCGTCGAGACCTGAGTACAGCTCGTCGTCCAGACGTGTCATCCACACATGGTTGATCAAGGCTGTCCTCGGCATTCACGATCGGCGCTCGTGATCGGCTGATGAGCAGCCCGGCCGGTCATCCTCACCGCCGCGCTTCGCTAGGGGGCCCGGTCATCCGGATGCTCCACGCGACGGCCAGCCGCCTCACTGTCAGACGACCGGCCGGACCCGACACGGCCCTCGAACCCCCCAGGTCCGTGTCGTAGGTCACAGTCTTCACTCGGGGAGTCAACGTCCGATCAATGCCGGATCAAAGCAGGAAATAGCCCTCCGCGATGAGCGGCCTGATGGCGTCGGCGTCCGGCATCTCACCCTGTCCGACCAGCTCGGCGATCACGTTGAGCAGCGGGCCGAGGGCCAGCTCGCCGTCGCACACGCCCGCCAGCGCGGCCTCCACGGTGCCGACCTCCCTGCTGCGCCGCAGACCCTGCGTCTGGCGCAGCACGATGCGGATCGGGTCCTCCGCGCCGGGCAGGCCGACGCGCTCGTCGAGCAGGCCGACGGCGGTGCGCAGCCGGGCCGAGTCGAGGGCGGGCGTGCGGTGGGCGGCGGCGATCGCGTCGAGCACGTCGTCGACGTAGTCACCGACCGGGAGCACGACCTGGTGGTCGAGGTGCTCCACGCGGACGACCGGATCGAGGCTGCCGGACGCGCGCATGGTGATCCAGCCGAAGCCGATGCCCTCGACCTTGTGCTCGTCGAACCAGGACAGCCATTGGTCGTAGAGCTCGGTGTAGCGGGGGGTGCCCTGCCGGGCGGCGTCACGCAGCCACAGCTCGACGTATTCGGCCGGGTCCTGGACGTCGCGCTGCACCACCCAGCCGTCGCAGCCGGTCTCGCGCAGCCAGCCGCCCACCCGGTCGTGCCAGTCCTCGCCCTCGACGTGCAGCCAGTTGGCCAGGAAGTGAGCCTGGCCACCGGGGTTGAGGTGGCGGGGCGTGCGGCGGACCAGCTCGCGGCAGAAGGCGTCGCCGGCCTCGCCCGACTCGCGGTAGGTCAGCTTCCCCTCGCCGCCGGGCGCGATGACGAACGGCGGATTGCTCACGATCAGGTCGAACCGCTCGTCCTCGACCGGGTCGTACAGGGAGCCCGTCCGCGCCTCCACGCCCTCGACGCCGGACAGCGCCCAGCTCAGCCGGGCCAGCTCCAGGGCGCGCGGGTTGAGGTCGGTGGCGACGACCCGCTCGGCCCGCCCGGCGAGGTGCAGCACCTGGACGCCGCAGCCGGTGCCGAGGTCGAGCGCGCTGCCCACCGGGCGGCGGGTGGCGAGCTGGGCCAGGTTGGCCGAGGCCCCGCCGGCCCCCACGACGTGGTCGGGCCGCAGCGGCGGGTCGCCGGGCCGCACCTTGCGGTCGGAGACGAGGTAGCCGCCGGTCTCCCAGGGCTGCAGGTGGACCGTCGCCCGCACCTCGCCGTCGCCGGCCTCCTCGACCAGGCCAGAGTCCAGGACCTCCGGGCCGAGCGCCGCGGCGGGGACGGGGACCCCGAGCCACCACAGCCTGATCAGCGTCGCCAGGGGGTCGCCGCCGGCGGTCGCGCGCAGGGCGGGCACCAGCTCCTCGCGGGCCAGGGCCGAGGCGGCCATGCTGCCGAGCCGTTCGCGTACGCCGTCGATCGTGTAGCCGGTGTCGAGGAGGAGTTGGCGCAGTCGTTCCACCCGCCCATCCTTTCACCGTGGGCGCATGGGCATGATCCGACACCGTCAGTGCCCATACTGTTACACAAGTACCCAACCGAACTGCAAGCGATGGGCAAGCGGGGCGCGGTATCTCTAGGGTGCACGGTACGACTCCCTTAGGAGTGGGTCTCATGCTGATCCCTTGTTTGGCCTGCGAGTCCCGCTTCGCGCCCGACGAGTACTTCAACGCCTGCTCCGACTACAACCGCGGCCTCGACCTGGTGTCCTGGACGTGCCCTCGCTGCGGCAACCACGACGACCTGCGGGTGCTGCCCGGCGAGCTGGGCTTCGGCTATCCGCACCGCGGGCGGTTCGACGTGCACGACCGGGTGCGGGTGCCCGGGCTGCGCCGCCAGCGGGGCGAGCTGCGGCTGGACATCTCTTTGGAGCGCTCCAGCTGGCGCGTCCACACCCGGTTGCGCCAGCCCGTCTGACGGGGGCTCAGGCCGGCCGGGCGAACGGCACGCCCGGCGCCTCGCCGCTCAGCACCCGCTCGATGTCGGCCACCAGCGCCTCGGCCAGCTCCTCGCGCGTCTCCCCGGTGGCCTCGCCGAGCCGGGGCGTCAGCACCACGTTCGGCAGCTTGATCAGCGGATGCGACGGATCCAGCCACTCACCCTCAAAATGGTCGAGGCCGGCGCCGCCCACCTGCCCCAGGCGCAGCGCCTCCACCAGGGCGGTCAGGTCGTGCAGCGCGCCGCGCGAGGTGTTGAGGTAGATCGCGCCCGGCCGCATCGCGCCGAACTCGGCGTAGCCGAACATGCCGCGCGTCTCGGCGGTCAGCGGCACGTGCAGCGAGACCACGTCGGACTCGGCGAGCAGCGCGGCGAAGGTGTGGGTGGCCGCGGCGACGCCGGGGTCGCAGGCGATCACCCGCATGCCGAGCCCCTCGCACCGCCAGCGCATGGCCTCGCCGACCCGGCCGAGCCCGATGATGCCGAGCGTGCGGCCGGCGAGCCGGCGTCCGCGATGGCGCTGGGAGGGGGGCACCTTGCCGCGGTGGGCGCGGCCTCCGCGCATCTCGCCGTCGGCGGTGACGATGTGCCTGCTGACCGCGAAGAGCAGCGCCAGCGTCAGCTCGGCCACCGCGTCGGCGTCGCGGTCGCCGGCGTGCAGGACGGGGACGCCGCGCTCGGCGGCGAGGTCGAGGTCGACGCTCGTGGGCGGGCCCATGACCGCCACGACGTCGAGGTCGAGGTCGAGGACCGAGGCACGGACCTGGTCCCCGTCGGTGACGAGCACGGTGGCGCCGGTCGCGACGACCAGATCGGCCAGCCGCTCGTCGGTGAAGCCGAGGTCCGGGCGCTCGGGAACCTCGGTCAGCTCGGCCACCTCGGCCAGGCGGGCGAGCGCGCGCTCCGGCAAGGCGGGCAGGACCAGAGCCCGAGGTCGTCTCACAAGCAGCACGATAACACCACGAATCGTGCTCGCTCCCTCGCTCCCCG is part of the Nonomuraea coxensis DSM 45129 genome and encodes:
- a CDS encoding DUF7059 domain-containing protein, with amino-acid sequence MERLRQLLLDTGYTIDGVRERLGSMAASALAREELVPALRATAGGDPLATLIRLWWLGVPVPAAALGPEVLDSGLVEEAGDGEVRATVHLQPWETGGYLVSDRKVRPGDPPLRPDHVVGAGGASANLAQLATRRPVGSALDLGTGCGVQVLHLAGRAERVVATDLNPRALELARLSWALSGVEGVEARTGSLYDPVEDERFDLIVSNPPFVIAPGGEGKLTYRESGEAGDAFCRELVRRTPRHLNPGGQAHFLANWLHVEGEDWHDRVGGWLRETGCDGWVVQRDVQDPAEYVELWLRDAARQGTPRYTELYDQWLSWFDEHKVEGIGFGWITMRASGSLDPVVRVEHLDHQVVLPVGDYVDDVLDAIAAAHRTPALDSARLRTAVGLLDERVGLPGAEDPIRIVLRQTQGLRRSREVGTVEAALAGVCDGELALGPLLNVIAELVGQGEMPDADAIRPLIAEGYFLL
- a CDS encoding 2-hydroxyacid dehydrogenase, with the translated sequence MRRPRALVLPALPERALARLAEVAELTEVPERPDLGFTDERLADLVVATGATVLVTDGDQVRASVLDLDLDVVAVMGPPTSVDLDLAAERGVPVLHAGDRDADAVAELTLALLFAVSRHIVTADGEMRGGRAHRGKVPPSQRHRGRRLAGRTLGIIGLGRVGEAMRWRCEGLGMRVIACDPGVAAATHTFAALLAESDVVSLHVPLTAETRGMFGYAEFGAMRPGAIYLNTSRGALHDLTALVEALRLGQVGGAGLDHFEGEWLDPSHPLIKLPNVVLTPRLGEATGETREELAEALVADIERVLSGEAPGVPFARPA